The DNA region GCGCTCGACAACCCCTACGCCGGGCACATCGAGGGCTCCTACATCGACCGAGCCTCGCTGCGGCACTTCGCCCCGCACGAGCGGCGTCACCCCACGGTCGGCCCGGACTGGGCCTTCTCCCGGGGCGAGCACGGCGCCGACTGGATGCTCGAACGCTGGGTCGTGCGTGAGCGCGGCGTGACCCTGCTTGGCCCCGATCCCAGGACACTCATTGAGCCCATTACGGCGGACGGGCTCCGGGTGAGCGTCCGGCAGACGCTGCGGTCGTGGGCCTCTCAGCCGGACGAGCCGGAGTGGCTGCGCCGCCGCAGCTATCAGGCCTTCGCGGTCCAGACGATGTGCCGGGCGCTCTTCACCCTGCTCACGGGCGAATTGCCCAGCAAGCCCCGCGCCGTGGCCTGGGCCCTCGGTGCTCTGCCGGGGCCATGGCGCTCCCTGATCGAGCGTTCGCGGGCGTGGCACCTCGACGACACGCCCGACCCCTCGGCCCTGCCCGAGGTGATGCGCTTCGTCCGCTGGGCGGCGAGCGAGGGGGAGGCGGCGGTGGTGGGGGAGACGACCCCCGGCCCCCGCCCCCCCGACTCTGGGTGATCGGGGACGGCGGGCAGCCCGCGCCCGTGCTCTCCTGGCGGCATGGCCTCCTGGCTCCTCGACGTCCGCCACATCTACCTGGAGCCCCGGGTGACCGAGTACGCGCGGGGCCGCGACATCCTGGCCCGCTTCCCGGACGCCGAGCGAACCCTGGTCCCCTCCCACTGGAACATTCCTGGTCTGCACGGCAACGCGGGGCTGGTGCGCGACTGGGTGCGGCTCAAGCGGCAGGTGCTCGTCCTCGGCGTGCGCAAGACCTTCACCACCCGCGCCAACGGGCGCAGCGCGGACTGGATCGCGCCGGGCCTCGCCAACGGCTGCGCGCTCGCCTGCGCGTACTGCTACGTGCCGCGCCGCAAGGGCTTTGCCAACCCCATCACCACCTTCGTGAACATCGAGGAGGCGCTCGCCGCCCTGCGCCGCCACGCCGCGAAGCTCGGGCCCAAGACCCAGCCCAATCAGGTCGATCCCGAGCTGTGGGTCTACGACGTGGGCGAGAACAGCGACCTGAGCGTGGACGCCCTGCTCTCAGACAACGTGCGCGACCTCGTGGCGCTCTACCGGGAGCTGCCCAACGCCAAGGCGTCCTTTGCCACCAAGTACGTGAACCGCGACCTGCTGACCTACGACCCCCAGGGCAAGACGCGCGTGCGCTTCTCGCTGATGCCGCGCCCCGTCGCCCGCGTGCTCGACGTGCGGACCTCACCCATCCGGGAGCGCATCGCCGCCGTGAACGACTTCGTGGAGGCGGGGTACGAGGTCCACCTCAACTTCTCGCCCGTGGTGATCTACGAGGGCTGGACCGCCGACTACACGGAGCTGCTGCGTGAGGTCCGGGACGTGCTCTCCCCGCGCGCCAGGGCGCAGCTCGCCGCCGAGGTGATCTTCCTGACCCACAACGCGGGCCTGCACGAGGTCAACCTGGGCTGGCACCCCCGGGCCGAGCGGCTGCTGTGGCGCCCGGCGTGGCAGGAGACCAAACGGTCGGAGCACGGCGGCGAAAATATCCGCTACCGCCACGGCTTCAAGGGCCAGGCGGTCGCCCGCTTCACCGAACTGCTGACCCGCGAGTTGCCGGAGTGTCGGGTGCGCTACGCCTTCTGACGGCGGTGGCCGGACGAGTTGAGGGTCTTCCCCTCCAGTGGTCCGGCCCGAGCGGAGCGAGCAACCGTGATAAGGAGAGGCACCCCCACCGCCGGGTGAGGGTGCCCCTTTCGTGCGGGTGGGCTCAGGGGGTGTAGGAGACGCCCGACCCGGCGACGACCCGGTTGCGGTAGGTGGAGGCGAAGGTGTTGCCGGAGATGCGGCCCCGGTTGCCGCTGTTGGCGGCGTAGATGGCGAGGTCATTGCCGAACAGCGAGTTGCCGATCACGTCGCCCTGGGCGCCCGTGGTGTACAGCACGGTGATGCCCGCGCCGCCCCGGATCTCGGGGTTGTTCGTCAGGCTCAGGCCGACGCCCTCGAGCAGGGCCGCGTACCCGACTGCCTGGACGCGGTTGCCCGTCACCGTGATGTTGTCGGAGATCAGGCGCAGGCCCGTCTTCACGTTGCGCAGGGTGTTGTTCCGCACCTCGATATCGCGCGAGCGGGTGTAGCCCCCGTAGGCGTTGATCCGGATGCCGTCCTCCTCGGGGCTGCCCGTCGTGCCGCCCGAGCCCGTCACGGTGTTGCCCACCACCCGGCCACCGAGCGTGGAGTGCACCAGGATGTTGCTCGTGGCGTCGTACGTCAGGCCGCGGAAGCCGGAGACGGTGTTGTTCTCGATCACGGCGTTGCGGATGACGGTGACGCCGGAGGCGGTGTGGGGCATCACCTTGATGCCGTCCTTGCCGAAGTTGCTCACCGTGTTGCCGCGGTACACGACGTTGTTCACACCCTCGGTCTTGGTGCCCGTGTCGCTCGTGCCCGAGATGCGGTTGTTCTCCGCCGTGAAGCCGTCGCCCGCCGTGGCGAGGATGCCGATGCCGCTGTCGTTGACCGTATTGCCGCTCAGCCGGGTGTTCCTGCCGCGCCAGATCCAGATCCCGTGGTGGTTGCTCTGCGCGACCGTGGTGTTCTCGATCACCAGCCCGTTCGTGTCGCGGACCGTGATGCCGTTGGTGGTGGCCCGGGAGACGTTCATCGCCCGCAGGGTGACGCTCGAGCTGTCGGCCACCTTCACGCCGTCGATGTCGATGGAGCTCGGGGTGGAGGACGTGCGGTTGCCGATCACGGTCAGGCCCTGGATGGTCACGTTGCTGCTGTTCTTGAGGAAGAGCACCGCGTTGTCCCCGTCGCGGGTGAAGTTCGAGTCCTGCTTGAGGGTGGCGTTCTGCCCGGTGATCGTCTGCCCGTTCAGGTTCTGGAAGGAGATCACGCGCCGCACCCGGTAGGTGCCGGACGGGAAGTACAGGCTCTTGCCCGAGGCCGCCGCCCGCCGCAGGGCGTCGGTGTCGTCGGTGCTGCCGTCTCCCCGCGCCCCGAAGCTCTTGACGTCCACCGCGCCGGAGGGCGCCGCCACCGCCGGGCTGGAGGTCGTGGCCGTGCCCGCCGGGTCGATCATCAGGTAGTCGATAATGGCGTTGCGGTCCTTGCCGTCGCCGTCGTAGAGGTCGTTCACGAGCGTCACGTCGATGGTGTCGCCCGCCTTGAGGTCAAAGGTGCCCGCCGTGAAGGCCGCGTAGGTCGCGCTGCTGAGTTCGACCCGGCCCCGCTCGGTGCCGTTGACCCGCAGGCTCACCACCGGCCCGCCCTGGTAGAGATCGGCGCGGCCCTGCACCCGCACGGTGTAGCGCCCCGCCCCCAGCCCCGAGGGCACCGTGAAGCGCACCGCGTTGCCGTTGCTCAGCAGCTTGACTGCCTGCCCGCCGCTCGCCCCGGCGTCGCTGATGACCTTGCCGCCGCTGGGCGCCCCCGGGTTCACCACCGTCATGGCCTGAATCTCCTGCTGCGGCAGCGTCACGGTCGTCGCGCCCTCGGCCTCCAGTTGTGTGGTGGCCCCCGTTCCGGCAGGGGGCGTCGCCGAGCCCCCCGGCGACCCGCCGGGCCGAGAGGTTCCACAACCCACCAGCAGCGCGGTCGTGACGAGCAGGGCGAAGGACGAGCGAGAGGCTACGGAAAACTGATTCATCACGTCAGCAACCTTACTTCAATCTTAACTGGATGTACATAGAAAATTTCGCACTTTCTTCATCGATTCGTTGTGTCTACAAAACACGCAAAGACGTGAGAATTCCCACGCCTTCTATATTCGGTGGGACAGTCGTTTGCTTGTTATTTAACAAAGTCGCGGTCGGTGTGGTCCGTCACCACACGCAAGGGCCGCCACGGTGAGGCAGGGCTTGTCCTTTCTCTCCCCATCCTCGGGCGCATGGATCAACAATGGTGGTCGGCACCCATTACGATGCAGACGGGGCCGACTATAAGCGCGCATCTATGAGAAAATCCTACAGGGAATGAGAAGGCCGCTCTCGCCCACCGCTCCAGGCGTTGTGGAACGCGGAGTTGGTCTCTCAGGATTTCGGGTGCCCGGCTGGAGCCGGGTCCAGTGCCGGGGCTCTGTCCCTCCCGTCTCCGGGGACCTGAGCGTCCGTTGATCATCCTGGAAAACCCCTACCTTCGGAGACAGGCACAGGCCTGATCTCAGACATCGACCTGGCACGGGGGGCACAGACCCATCCGCCCACCGCTTCAGGGGCAGTCTCAGGGGGAAATGCGCGTGACGCACTCGGTCATCTCGGAAGAACTTTTGCGGACGGGGGAGGCCCCGGCCTCGACCACCGCCCCGTCCGGAGAGTCGCCCGACGTCCGGGTGCGGGTGCCCACCACCGGGGACCTCGACCGGCGGGCCCTTATGAACGGGCTGGTGCTCGCCGCGGCGGAGGCGCTGGCGGTATGGCTGACCGCCGGGCTGGTGCTGCACCTCACGGTCCACCACCTCGACCGCCTGCCCTGGCAGCTCGGCTTCACGGCGACCTGGCTCACGGCGGCCACCCTGATCCGCAGCTATCCCGGGTACGGCCTCGACGCCAGCGAGCGGCTGCGGCGCACGGTGATTCCGGCGGTGGCGGCCTTCCCGACCCTGGTGGGCGCCGTGCTCGCCGGGGGCCTGGGGGCGGGGGCGGCGGCGCTGCTTCTCGTCCTGGGGCTGGTGCTGGGGATTCCGGCGGCGCTCGTGGCGCGCATCGGCGCGCGCTGGCTGCTGCACCGCGTGGGGGCGTGGGGGGTGGACGTGGCCGTGATCGGGCACGGGGAGGCCGCCGCGCTGCTGATGCAGACCCTCAGAAGCGACTGGAGCCTGGGCTATCACCCGGTGGCGGACGGTCAGGCCAACGTCGCCATCCTGGCGGTGCCCAACATCCCCTACGCGGTGCGCGACCGGCTGCTCGACGGGCCGCTGGCCCTGTTTCGCCGGGTGCTCGTGATGGTGAGCCAGCCCGCCTCCGACAGCCGCTGGGCGGGCTCGCACCACCTGGGCAGCTTTAGCGTGCTCGAAGCCCGGCGCCGCCACCTGGAGCCGGGGGACCTGCGGCAAAAGCGCGTCTTCGATCTCCTCGTGGTCGCGCTGCTCTTCCCGGTCCTGACGCCGCTGCTGCTGCTCGTGGGGCTGGCGGTGGCGCTCGACTCGCGCGGGCCCGTGCTGTACGGGGCGCCCCGGATGGGCTGGCGCGGGGGGTCTTTCCGCTGCTGGAAGTTCCGCACGATGCACGAGAATGCCGAGGCGCGGCTCGCCGACCTGCTCGAACAAGACGCCGAGGCGCGCGCCTACTACGAGACCTACCACAAGCTCAAGGACGACCCGCGGGTGACCCGGGTGGGCCACTTTCTGCGCAGCACCAGCCTCGACGAGCTGCCCCAGCTCATCAACGTGTTGCTGGGAGACATGAGCCTCGTCGGGCCGCGGCCTTACCTCGCGCGGGAACGGCCCAAGATCGGGCCGCACGCCGACGTGATCTTGAGCTGCCGCCCCGGCATGACCGGGTGGTGGCAGGTCTCGGGGCGCAGCGGCACGAGCTTTCAAAACCGGGTGCAGATGGACCTCCAGTACGTGCGGCGCTGGAGCCCGTGGCTCGACCTGACGCTCCTCGCGGCGACCGTGCACGTGGTGCTCCGGCGCAAGGGGGCGCACTGACCGGGCGCGGCGGGAGCCGGGCACAGGGGCCGGGGGACACGGGCCTCGGCGCGTGACAGGGGTGTGGAAGGCGGCGACGCCGCGCCCGGAGACACAGACGAGCATTCGGGCCGTGGGCCCGGGGTGGGGGGAATGAGGTATGTGCGGAATCATCGGGAGTGTGCGCAGGAGGCCCTCGGCCACAGAGACGCTCGGGCTGGCGGCGCTGGGCCACCGCGGCCCGGACGCGCAGACGAGCGCGCTCGTGGGAAGCGCCCACCTGGGGCACGCGCGGCTGAGCATCATCGACTTGTCGAGTGGCAATCAGCCCATGAGCGACGTGCACGGACTCACGACGGTCGTGTTCAACGGGGAAATCTACAACCACCTGGAACTGAGGCAGGAACTGACGGCACGCGGGCACGAGTTCGCCACCCGCTCGGACACCGAGGTGATCCTCGCGGCGTATCTCGCCTGGGGGGTGGCGGGTTTTGCGCGGCTGCGCGGCATGTACGCCTTCGCCCTACACGACCGCCGCGACGGCAACACGGTCATCGCGCGGGATCCTTTCGGGATCAAGCCCCTCTTCTGGACGCGCGGGCGTGACGGCTCGGTGTTTTTCGCCTCGGAGATCGGCGCCCTGCTGGGGCTCTCGGGCGGCTCCACCGACCTCGACCTGACCTCGGTGCTCGAAACCCTGGTCTCCCGGCACCCCTCGGGCCTGAACACCCTGTACGAGAACGTCAAGCGGGTGGAGCCCGGCACCGCGCTCGTGGTCGCTCCCCAGGCGAACGCGGTGATCCACGTGCGCTTCGCCAGCGTGACCGAGGAAGTCGAGCGCCGCCGGTTGGAGGCCGCCGGGGGGGTCAGCCCGGAGGAGGTCCGCGAGCGGGTCCTCGATTCGGTCGAACACCACACCCTCGCCGACGTGCCGCTGGGCTGCTTCCTGAGCGGCGGCCTGGATTCCAGCGTGGTCGCCCAGGCGCTCGTGTCGCGCGGGGGCGGTGAACCCCTGAATGCCTACGCGGTGGGCTTCGAGGGTGCGTCCTCCGAGGCGAGCGAGCTGCCCTACGCCCGGATGGTCGCCGAGCACCTCGGGGCGCGGCTGCACCCCGTGACGGTGGGCGCGCAGGACTTCGTGGCGCTCGCGCCGAGACTCTCGGGATCCCTCAACGGCCCCTTCTCGGAGCCCGCCGACGTCGCCATGCTCAAGCTCTCCCTGCGCGCCGCCCAGGACGTGAAGGTGGTCCTCTCCGGCGAGGGCGGCGACGAGTCCTTCGCGGGCTACCCGAAGTACGCCGTGGACGGCCTCGCCCGCCCGCTGGGTCCGGCGATGCGCCTGGGAAGCCGCTGGCTGGGGCGCCGCGGACGGCTGGGGATCGCCGCCGACGCCCTGAGCGAGCCGGGGCGCGCCGCGCGCTGGATGCGCTGGTTTGCCAACGACGACGCGCCGCCCTCGCTGGTGGGGGCGCTGGTGGGGGCCGGGGCGCGTCCCGAGCGGGCGCGGAACTGGGTGGAAGACCGCCTGGAGGGCTACCCCCGGGGCTGGTCGGACCTCCAGCGGATGCAGGTGCTCGACCTGGAGTCGTGGCTGCCCAACAACCTGCTGCACCGCGGGGACTACACGACCATGCAGGCCTCCATCGAGCAGCGGGTGCCTCTCCTCGACGCGCGGCTCACCCCCTGGGCGGTCGCGTTGCCGGGCCGGGTCAAGATCCAGCGGCTGCGGGGCAAGATGCCGCTGCGTCAGGCCTTTGGCGACCGGCTGCCGCGGGCGGTGCTGGAGCGGCCCAAGAGCGGCTTCCGCCTGCCGCTGGGGGAGTGGCTGGTGGGCGACCCGGCGCTGCGGAGCATGTCGCGCGACCTGCTGCTCTCGCCCGGGGCGCGGCTGCGCGGCTGGATGTCGGGCGCGGAACTCGAGGCCCTCCTCGCCCCGGCGGCCCTCGCCCAGACGGGCGGTGCCAAGCTCGCCTGGACCGCCGTGTGCCTGGAGCTGTGGTTGCAGGCCGTGCACTCGCGGGCGGTGGTGGCGTGAGGGCCCTCGACGACGCTCCTGCGGTTGAACGGGGCGCGGGGTGGGGGCGCGCGTGAGCGCAAGGTCACAGGATTCGGGACGGGCCCGCCGGGGGGACGGGCGCGGCTGGGGGGCAACCCCGGGGGAGGCGGTGTGGCAGGTGGGGAGGGAGCACGGCGGGAGGCGCGGGCGTCCGCAGGAGCTGCGGGGGGCGGAGGGCGCCTTGTTTGAAAGGCCGCACCGCCAGCATTTCTACGGGTTGCCGCTCAACCCGCCGCGCCTGAGACGCATGGTGGACGAGGCGACCTGCGCCGCCCTGCTGCGCGAGGCGGAGGAGGTCTTGCAGGGCCGCTGGCGTTTTTTCGCCTTTGCGGACGCGCCCTCCGACCCCACCCCGGACGGCATGACCGACTGGCACCGCTGCGAGGTGACGGGCCGCCGCACCGACCCGGACGCCCCGGGCGCCGCGCTCGACCCGCGCGACCCGGAACTGGGGGACGTGCGGACGATCTGGGAAAAGAGCCGCCACCACCACACCACCCTGCTCGCCGTCGCCTACACCCTGAGCGGGGAGCCGCGCTACGCCGTCGGCGCGGCGGCGCGCATCGCCGACTGGATTCGGGCCAACCCGCCGCGGCGGGGCGTGAACTGGATCAGCGCCGCCGAGGCGGGCCTGCGCCTGATGGCCTGGGCGTGGTGTTACGAGCTCCTGCGGCCCCACCCGGAGTGGGGCGCCTGGTTCGGGCCCGCCTCCCCGCTGTGGCCGAGCGTGTACCGCCACCAGGTCCTGGTGCAGGAGGCCGTGAGGTCGGGCCGCCCCGCCGGAAGCGACCTGCTCGCCGCGCTGGGCGGGCAGTACGTGGCGAGCGTCACCTGGCCGGTCTTCTCCGAGTCCGCCGGGTGGCAGCGCGAGGCCAAGGCGGCCCTGACCCGGGAGGCCACCCTGCAATTTTTCGAGAGCGGGGTGAGCCGCGAGCCGAGCTTCAGCCGCCACGTGTGGGCCACCGAGCTGCTGCTCTTGCCTGCCCTGCTCGGCGAGCGCTGCGCCGACGCCTTTCACCCGGCCTACCTCGCGCGGCTCGCGCGGGCCATCCGGGCGGTAGACCGGCTGCGCGGCCCGGGTGACCTGCTTCCGCGCTACGGCGACTCGGACGAGCGGCTGACGGTGCAGCTCGAACCCCGGAGCGCCTCCCGGGTCGACTGGCTGCTGCGGGTGGGGCGCGACTGGCTGGGCGTGCCCGTCCCCGAGCCCCGGGGCGGGCGCCTGGGGGCCACCCTGCTGCTGGGCGACCACCGGGTGCCGCTGCCCTGCCCGGGGGAGGACGCCGGGGGCCAGGTGGCCTACCCCGACGCGGGACTCTACGTCCTGAGCGCCGGGCAGGGCGCCCCCCGCGAGGTGCGGGTGCTTTCCACTGTCGGGCCGCTGGCGTTCCCGCCCCCCGCCGGGCAGGGTGCCGGGCACGCGGACGCGCTGAGCTTCACCCTGGCGGTGGGTCCCCAGGAGGTGGTGGTGGACCCGGGCGTGTACGCCGGCCCTGCGGACGCGGGGTGGCCGCGCGCCTTCCACTCGACCGCCGCGCATAACACCGTCGAGGTGGACGGGCAGGACCAGAGCCCCCAGGCGGGCGCTTCCCCGTGGGGCCGCGGCGGCGCCGTCGCCCACCTGTGGGAACCCCGCGAGGAGGGCGGGCGCCTCGTGGCCTCGCACGACGGGTACGAGCGCCTGCCGGGGGCGCCCGTCCACCACCGCGAACTCGACCTGGACGCCCGGCGCCTGAGCGTCACCGACCACCTGGAGGGCCAGGGCCGCCACCTCCTGCGCCTGCACCTGCACCTGCACCCCGACTGCGAGGTTCAGCCCGAGGCCCCGTCCGTCTGGCGGGTCGCCTGGCCGGGTGGGGCCCTGCGGGTGCGTTTCGACCCGCGGCTTCAGGTCCGCTGCGGCCAGGGCGAGGACGCTCCCGACACCGGGGACCCCCCGCTCGGCTGGTACTTCCCGCGCTACGGGGCCAGACAGGCCAGCCCGTCCCTGCGCGCCACCCTCACGGCCACGTTGCCCATCACCCTGCACACCACCCTGGAGGTCTTATGAAAGTTGCTGTTTTCGGTCTCGGATACGTCGGAGCGGTCACCGCCGCCTGCCTCGCCCAGCGCGGCCACACCCTCATCGGGGTGGACGTCAACCCCCAGAAGTGCGAGATGATCGCCTCGGGCCGCTCGCCCATCGTGGAAGAAGGTCTGGACGACCTGCTGCTCCAAGGTGTCCAGGCCGGGCGGCTGCGGACCACCACCGACGTGCTGGACGCGGTGCGCGAGGCCGACCTGAGCATCGTCTCGGTGGGCACGCCGAGCCAGCCCAACGGGGCGCTCGACCTCTCGTACGTGTACCGCGTGTGCGAGCAGATCGGGGAAGCCCTCGCCGAGACCGGGCGCCCCCACGTGGTCGTCTTGCGCTCGACCGCGCTTCCCGGCACGACCGAGACCTGCCTCGGCATTCTGCGGGAGGCGGCCCGGGGAACGGACGTCCACGTCGCCTTCAACCCCGAGTTCCTGCGCGAGGGCAGCTCCATCCGCGACTTCGACGCGCCTGCCTACACGATCATCGGCAGCGACGACCCCGTGGCCGAGGCCGCCCTGCGCGAGCTGTACGCGGACGTGCCCGCGCCTTTGATCGTGGTCGCGCCCCGCGTCGCCGAGATGGTGAAGTACACCGCGAACGCTTTCCACGCGCTCAAGATTACCTTTGCCAACGAGATCGGCTTGCTCGCCAAGGCGATGGGCGTGGATGGCCGCGAGGTCATGAACCTGATCGTGCAGGACACCAAGCTCAACATCTCGCCCGCGTACCTGCGCCCCGGCTTCGCCTACGGCGGCTCGTGCCTGCCCAAGGACGTGAGTGCCCTGCTCCACCTCGCCCGCCGCGAGGAGGTCCCGGTGCCCCTGCTCGCCTCCCTGCCGCAGAGCAACCGCAGCCAGATCGAGCGGGTGGCGGAGCAGGTGCTGGCGACCGGCGCCCGGCGCGTCACCGTGCTGGGGCTGGCCTTCAAGGCGGGCACCGACGACCTGCGCGAGAGCCCGGCGGTCGAACTCGTCGAGCGCCTGATCGGCAAGGGGTGTGAGGTTCGCATCCTCGACCGGGCGGTGCAGACCGCCAAGCTCCTCGGCGCGAACAAGGAGTACATCGAGCGCCGCTTGCCCCACGTCTCGCGCCTCCTCACCGACGACCCCGAGGAACTCGTCCACGACGCCCAGGCGGTCGTGGTGACCCAGAACCTCCCCGAGTTCGCGCGCATCCTGGAGGGCGTGGGGCCGGACGTGCCCGTGTTCGACGTGGCGAGCCTGAAGGGAGCGCCCGCGCACCTCCAGGTTCACGGGGTGGCCTGGTGAGCCAGCGCACCGACCCCGGGGCATTCAAGCGCCGGGTCCTGATCGTGGTGGAGAACCTTCCCGTTCCCTTCGACCGCCGAGTCTGGATGGAGGCGACCGCCCTGCGCGACGCGGGCTACCTCGTCTCGGTGATCTGCCCGACGGGCAAGGGGTACGAGAAGCGCTTCGAGACCATCGAGGACATCGCGGTGTACCGCCACTCCCTGCCCCCCGAGAGCAACGCGGGCCTGGGCTTCGTGCGCGAGTACCTGGCCGCCCTGTGGCACGAGACTCGGCTGGCGTGGCGCGTGCGGCGCGAGCGCGGCTTCGACGTCATCCACGCCTGCAACCCGCCCGACCTGATCTTCCTGGTGGCGGCCCCCTTCAAGTTGCTCTACGGCACCCGCTTTATCTTCGACCAGCATGACGTGAACCCCGAGCTGTACATCACGAAGTTCGGGCGTCAGGACCTGCCCTACCGCGCCCTCGTGCTCGCCGAGCGGCTGACCTACCTGCTGGCCGACGCGGTGATCTCCACGAACGAGTCCTACCGCAAGATCGCCCTGACGCGCGGGCGCAAGCGGCCAGGGCAGGTGTTCGTGGTTCGCAGCGCCCCCAGCCTGGAGCGCTTCCGCCCCCGCCCGGGCGGCGAGCGGCACCGGGGCGGCTTCCGGTACCTCGTGGGCTACCTCGGCGTGATGGGGCCGCAGGAGGGGGTGGACTACCTCCTCCACGCCGTGCGCGAGATGGTGGACCGGGGCCGGCGCGACGTGAAGGTCATGCTCATCGGCGGCGGCTCCAGCCTCGCGGACCTCAAGGCTCTGGCCGGGCAGCTCGGGATCGGCGAGTACGTGGAGTTCACCGGGCGCATCCCGGACGACGAGCTTCTCGAACGCCTCACCGCCTGCGACGTGTGCGTGAACCCCGACCCCCTCAACCCCCTCAACGACGTGTCCTCGATGAACAAGATCGTGGAGTACATGTCGCTGGGCAAACCCATCGTGCAGTTCGACCTCAAGGAGGGCCGCGCCTCCGCCGGGGACGCCTCGGTGTACGCGAGGCCCAACGACGCGCAGGCCCTCGCCGACGAGCTCCTCGCCCTCCTCGACGACCCGGAGCGCCGGGAGACGATGGGGGAGACCGGGTTGCGGCGGATGCGCGAGCAGCTCGCCTGGGAGCATCAGGTGCCTACCCTACGCGCGGCCTACGCGCGGGCCCTCGGCACCGGAACGCCTCTGCCCTTGGGACGGCTGGGCTCCGAAGCGGGGTCCTGAGGCCGAACAGAAGCGCCCACGCTCACTCCCTCGGGGCGAGCGTGGGCGGAGTCCGGGCGGATCAGAGCGACTCGCGCAGGATGAGTTCGGTGGGCAGGCCCGTGAAGCCGCCCTCGTTCTCGGGGTCCATCTGGTCGATGAGCTGCCCCGCGAAGTCGCTGAAGTCGTAAGCGATGGTGGTGAGGACCGGGTTGAGGTAGCGCATGATGGGTTCGAGGTTGTCGTGCCCCGCGAGCCCGAGGTGGTCACCCAGCCGCGGCCCGGAGCCGTCCACGGTGAGCTGCCACATGAGCTGCCGGATCGTCATGTCCGAGTAGCCGAGCAGCGCGACCCGCTGGCTTCCGCCCTTCTGAAGGCAGCGCACCTCTTCCGTCAATTCCTGAATGATGCCCTCCACCCCGAGCCGGGGACGACGTTCCAGGGCGCCCGGCGTCTCGGCCAGAACCGTGAGCAGGGTGGCGGCGGCGAACATCTCCTGGCCGTGCAGGGCCTCGACCGCCCGCGCGAGGTCGAGGTCGGAGTGCAGCCACAGCCTCAGCCGCGGTTGCTGACGGCTGCTCGCCAGCGCGCGGGCCATGCCTTCCAGCCGGGCGCTCGCCGCCCAGCGGTGCTCGCTGTAGTAGCCCAGGTGGAGCACGTCGTAGCCCTGCTCCAGGGCGCGGTGGGTCAGCCGCTCATAGGCCTCCGTCCAGTCGGGCGCCACGCTGGGCAGCCGCTCGTGGTGACCGATCAAGACCGCCTGCCGCCCCGCCGCTCGCAGCGCCGCCGCCTGCTGATCGGTGCGCGGCCCCTCCCACAGCACCACCAGGCTGGTGATGCTCGACTGCGCGATGTCGGGCAGCAGCCGCTCCTGCGGAATGGGCGTGATCACCGGATACAGGCCCCGCTCGGTCACGACTTCCGTGAGCGCCCGGATCATCGCCGCATGGTACGGGCTCGACAGTTGCGTCATCTCGGGGCAGATGGCCACGATGGTGCTCTGCTGGGTGCGCCGCGCCTGCGCTACCGGGTCGGGCGTGTATCCCATCCGGGCCGCCTCCCGCTCGATGGCCTGCAACACCTCGGGCCGGACGAGGTGCCGCGCCTCGGGCCGGTACGCGCGGTTTACCGTCGCCACCGAGGTTCCGGCGGCCATCGCCACCCGGTCGCGCACCGTCACCGTGTAGCGCAGCTCGCTCGCACTCGCCGCCACCCGGTCTTGCACCTCGGGGAACACGTCGCCGCGCATGGCGAGCGCCGCCCGCACCTGTTCGGTCGTCAACCCGGCGTGGTGGG from Deinococcus planocerae includes:
- a CDS encoding LacI family DNA-binding transcriptional regulator is translated as MKKSISNRDVERIAHHAGLTTEQVRAALAMRGDVFPEVQDRVAASASELRYTVTVRDRVAMAAGTSVATVNRAYRPEARHLVRPEVLQAIEREAARMGYTPDPVAQARRTQQSTIVAICPEMTQLSSPYHAAMIRALTEVVTERGLYPVITPIPQERLLPDIAQSSITSLVVLWEGPRTDQQAAALRAAGRQAVLIGHHERLPSVAPDWTEAYERLTHRALEQGYDVLHLGYYSEHRWAASARLEGMARALASSRQQPRLRLWLHSDLDLARAVEALHGQEMFAAATLLTVLAETPGALERRPRLGVEGIIQELTEEVRCLQKGGSQRVALLGYSDMTIRQLMWQLTVDGSGPRLGDHLGLAGHDNLEPIMRYLNPVLTTIAYDFSDFAGQLIDQMDPENEGGFTGLPTELILRESL